Proteins encoded by one window of Puntigrus tetrazona isolate hp1 chromosome 25, ASM1883169v1, whole genome shotgun sequence:
- the zgc:172145 gene encoding ferritin light chain, oocyte isoform-like isoform X2: MSEPRVKRIKTCLPLCETHLSSAESPARQNFPTVVEEGLCGVSTLLMEVSYRLEALAETFERSDLALPRVSAYFHQESAKELERAETMLQYLSQRGGKHCSKNIQRLSRGMEGRENKSDGGKPAEISPLMPVRVYVSLEFRKIVEINVRPEGQCINCSSRWIPRHCHFTLHLLFCFLFFLFFFFLLSSLP, encoded by the exons ATGTCGGAACCGAGAGTAAAGCGAATAAAAACGTGCCTTCCCCTCTGTGAAACGCATTTATCTTCCGCTGAGAGTCCGGCGAGGCAAAACTTCCCGACTGTCGTGGAGGAAGGTCTGTGTGGGGTTTCCACTTTGCTTATGGAGGTCTCTTACAGACTGGAAGCGCTG GCCGAAACCTTCGAGCGGAGTGATCTGGCTTTACCCAGAGTCTCAGCGTATTTTCATCAGGAATCGGCGAAGGAACTAGAGCGGGCGGAAACCATGCTGCAGTATCTGTCCCAGCGCGGAGGAAAACACTGCAGCAAGAACATCCAG CGGCTCTCGAGGGGGATGGAGGGCAGAGAAAACAAGAGCGATGGGGGGAAACCAGCAGAGATCTCCCCTTTAATGCCTGTTAGGGTATACGTTTCCCTTGAGTTCCGGAAAATTGTTGAGATTAATGTGAGGCCGGAAGGACAGTGCATTAATTGTAGTTCCAGATGGATTCCACGGCACTGTCACTTTACACTGCATCTTCTCTTCTgctttctcttctttctgttttttttttttttactttccagTCTTCCCTGA
- the zgc:172145 gene encoding ferritin light chain, oocyte isoform-like isoform X1 — MSEPRVKRIKTCLPLCETHLSSAESPARQNFPTVVEEGLCGVSTLLMEVSYRLEALAETFERSDLALPRVSAYFHQESAKELERAETMLQYLSQRGGKHCSKNIQRPGAEGVRAVLPALELTLDQWKEEMSVMLELNQLACEYGDPHTASVIKSRFIQPLAPKVKLVGDLLTGARRDGTGGFGEYLIDRLQDTLTA; from the exons ATGTCGGAACCGAGAGTAAAGCGAATAAAAACGTGCCTTCCCCTCTGTGAAACGCATTTATCTTCCGCTGAGAGTCCGGCGAGGCAAAACTTCCCGACTGTCGTGGAGGAAGGTCTGTGTGGGGTTTCCACTTTGCTTATGGAGGTCTCTTACAGACTGGAAGCGCTG GCCGAAACCTTCGAGCGGAGTGATCTGGCTTTACCCAGAGTCTCAGCGTATTTTCATCAGGAATCGGCGAAGGAACTAGAGCGGGCGGAAACCATGCTGCAGTATCTGTCCCAGCGCGGAGGAAAACACTGCAGCAAGAACATCCAG AGGCCGGGCGCTGAAGGTGTGCGTGCTGTCCTTCCTGCTCTGGAGCTCACGCTGGACCAGTGGAAGGAGGAGATGAGCGTCATGCTGGAGCTGAATCAGCTGGCGTGTGAGTACGGAGACCCACACACCGCCAGCGTTATCAAGAGTCGCTTCATTCAGCCCCTCGCCCCGAAGGTCAAACTCGTCGGTGACCTCTTGACCGGCGCTCGCAGAGACGGCACGGGCGGCTTCGGCGAGTACCTCATCGACCGGCTGCAAGACACGCTGACCGCTTAG
- the myod1 gene encoding myoblast determination protein 1 homolog, with translation MELSDIPFPIPSADDFYDDPCFNTNDMHFFEDLDPRLVHVSLLKPDEHHLEDEHVRAPSGHHQAGRCLLWACKACKRKTTNADRRKAATMRERRRLSKVNDAFETLKRCTSTNPNQRLPKVEILRNAISYIESLQALLRSQEDNYYPVLEHYSGDSDASSPRSNCSDGMMDFMGPTCQSRRRNSYDSSYFNDSPNAEARTAKSSVVSSLDCLSSIVERISTETPACPALPVPEGREGSPGSPQEGSVPAPSPTGCPQQQQQAPDPIYQVL, from the exons ATGGAGTTGTCGGATATCCCCTTCCCCATCCCGTCAGCTGACGACTTCTACGACGACCCTTGCTTCAACACGAACGACATGCACTTCTTCGAAGACCTGGACCCCAGGCTCGTCCACGTCAGCCTGCTCAAGCCCGACGAGCACCACCTCGAGGACGAGCACGTGCGGGCGCCCAGCGGGCACCACCAGGCCGGCAGGTGCCTGCTGTGGGCGTGCAAAGCCTGCAAGAGGAAAACCACCAACGCCGACCGCCGCAAAGCCGCCACGAtgagggagaggaggagacTGAGCAAAGTCAACGACGCTTTCGAGACCCTTAAGAGATGCACGTCCACCAACCCCAATCAGAGGCTGCCCAAAGTGGAGATCCTGAGGAACGCCATCAGCTACATCGAGTCTCTGCAGGCGCTGCTCAGGAGCCAAGAGGACAACTACTATCCCGTTCTGGAACATTACAGTGGAGACTCCGATGCCTCCAGCCCGAGATCCAACTGCTCCGATGGCATG ATGGATTTCATGGGTCCCACATGTCAGTCGAGAAGAAGAAACAGTTACGACAGCTCGTACTTCAACGACTCGCCAAACG CCGAAGCACGGACCGCTAAGAGCTCGGTGGTGTCCAGTCTGGATTGCCTGTCCAGCATCGTGGAGCGGATCTCCACGGAGACCCCGGCGTGTCCCGCGCTGCCGGTACCGGAGGGGCGCGAAGGGAGCCCGGGCTCTCCGCAGGAGGGGTCAGTCCCCGCGCCGTCCCCGACCGGCTGccctcagcagcagcagcaggctCCGGATCCCATCTATCAAGTGCTTTAA
- the tnnt3a gene encoding troponin T type 3a (skeletal, fast) isoform X1 → MSDTEDVEHFEEGEEEKPKFKPSAPKIPDGDKVDFDDIQKKRHNKDNQELQGLIDAHFEQRKKEEQELIALKERMEKRRAERAEQQRVRAEKDKERQARREEERRRKEEEDAKKKADEDAKKKSALSGMGSNYSSHLQKADAKKGGKKQTEREKKKKILADRRKPLNVDHLNEDKLRDKAQELFDWIKTLEAEKFEHMERLKRQKYEVTTLRRRVEELGKFSKKGAGARRRK, encoded by the exons ATGTCAGACACAGAGGATGT cGAGCATTTTGAGG AAGGGGAAG AAGAGAAGCCAAAGTTCAA GCCATCAGCACCCAAGATCCCAGATGGTGATAAAGTGGACTTTGAT GACATTCAGAAGAAGCGCCACAACAAGGATAACCAAGAGCTGCAGGGCCTCATCGATGCTCACTTCGAGCAAAGGAAGAAGGAGGAGCAGGAACTGATCGCCCTCAAGGAGAGAATG GAGAAGCGCAGAGCTGAGAGGGCAGAGCAGCAGAGGGTCCGGGCTGAAAAGGATAAGGAGCGCCAGGCCAGGCGTGAG GAGGAGAGacggaggaaggaggaggaagatgCCAAGAAGAAGGCAGACGAAGACGCCAAGAAGAAGTCAGCTCTGTCTGGTATGGGCTCCAACTACAGCAGCCATCTGCAAAAG GCCGATGCCAAGAAAGGCGGcaagaaacaaacagagagagagaagaagaaaaagatccTGGCTGATAGACGCAAGCCGCTCAACGTCGACCATCTCAACGAGGACAAACTGAG GGACAAAGCGCAGGAGCTGTTCGACTGGATCAAGACCCTGGAGGCTGAGAAATTTGAGCACATGGAGAGGCTGAAGAGGCAGAAGTATGAG GTTACTACGCTCCGCAGGAGAGTGGAGGAGCTCGGCAAATT CAGCAAGAAGGGCGCCGGCGCTCGTCGCAGAAAGTAA
- the tnnt3a gene encoding troponin T type 3a (skeletal, fast) isoform X2 has protein sequence MSDTEDVEHFEEEKPKFKPSAPKIPDGDKVDFDDIQKKRHNKDNQELQGLIDAHFEQRKKEEQELIALKERMEKRRAERAEQQRVRAEKDKERQARREEERRRKEEEDAKKKADEDAKKKSALSGMGSNYSSHLQKADAKKGGKKQTEREKKKKILADRRKPLNVDHLNEDKLRDKAQELFDWIKTLEAEKFEHMERLKRQKYEVTTLRRRVEELGKFSKKGAGARRRK, from the exons ATGTCAGACACAGAGGATGT cGAGCATTTTGAGG AAGAGAAGCCAAAGTTCAA GCCATCAGCACCCAAGATCCCAGATGGTGATAAAGTGGACTTTGAT GACATTCAGAAGAAGCGCCACAACAAGGATAACCAAGAGCTGCAGGGCCTCATCGATGCTCACTTCGAGCAAAGGAAGAAGGAGGAGCAGGAACTGATCGCCCTCAAGGAGAGAATG GAGAAGCGCAGAGCTGAGAGGGCAGAGCAGCAGAGGGTCCGGGCTGAAAAGGATAAGGAGCGCCAGGCCAGGCGTGAG GAGGAGAGacggaggaaggaggaggaagatgCCAAGAAGAAGGCAGACGAAGACGCCAAGAAGAAGTCAGCTCTGTCTGGTATGGGCTCCAACTACAGCAGCCATCTGCAAAAG GCCGATGCCAAGAAAGGCGGcaagaaacaaacagagagagagaagaagaaaaagatccTGGCTGATAGACGCAAGCCGCTCAACGTCGACCATCTCAACGAGGACAAACTGAG GGACAAAGCGCAGGAGCTGTTCGACTGGATCAAGACCCTGGAGGCTGAGAAATTTGAGCACATGGAGAGGCTGAAGAGGCAGAAGTATGAG GTTACTACGCTCCGCAGGAGAGTGGAGGAGCTCGGCAAATT CAGCAAGAAGGGCGCCGGCGCTCGTCGCAGAAAGTAA
- the lsp1a gene encoding LOW QUALITY PROTEIN: non-muscle caldesmon (The sequence of the model RefSeq protein was modified relative to this genomic sequence to represent the inferred CDS: inserted 1 base in 1 codon): MSSAITRRSSSKQGLQNLLRVTAQRSIEDAEEIERXRRRRAREAFRNQQSLSGSASSPQDSVNPPETGLYERDFKPSSPTAVDEDEGFSDWTQKLERRTRSRMAENGSGEQLQQEEKDVRERSRQNDKSFNTSIQYQQIQDREDEEKRPEMRRSAERRMEISERVSSPKPEEWHDDSKRTGNKQQEIKPQMENKIKEERKEVKVSYMSKVFLQQDRMPNGNGEAAAEEMTSHLVRTKRSPSRTVDADQIPETKKDMQAGLETELKLEKIRRSHQEKESQEMEHLRQRQAEAELELEELKKKREERRKAREEEDRKREEEEQQKLAKKEEDKRQMKEDIERRRMEAAEKRMKNLNITPTDGDDPFNPLNPISPTFKITERTESLNRSLKKSNSFKKTQRPVLLPKIDDKLEQYTHAIEISSKDAKLTKSATVDVPGFSAPVASKKNLFEAGEAWSQSSPKGSPLKETDCVKVGVSNLINQWVKGSPEGGNRHSFHTICKSMFCRKKKNMWEIIGECSTGERSGLGGKGSSSSKRYKFVVTGHGKYEKISTEGDYYSVYPNGKTSDFSSDHL, translated from the exons AGTGACGGCTCAGCGAAGTATCGAAGATGCCGAGGAGATCGAGA AAAGGCGACGCCGAGCCCGGGAGGCCTTCCGCAATCAACAAAGCCTGTCTGGATCCGCCAGTTCCCCTCAGGACAGTGTAAACCCACCTGAGACCGGCCT ctATGAAAGGGACTTCAAACCTAGCAGTCCGACTGCTGTGGATGAGGATGAAGGTTTTAGTGACTGGACCCAGAAGCTGGAACGGAGAACAAGGTCTAGAATGGCTGAAAACGGCAGTGGAGAACAGTTACAAcaggaggagaaagacgtgAGAGAGAGATCTAGGCAAAACGACAAAAGCTTCAACACTTCCATACAGTATCAGCAAATACAGGACAGAGAGGACGAGGAGAAAAGACCAGAGATGAGGAGGAGCGCTGAAAGACGAATGGAGATCAGTGAGAGGGTGAGCAGCCCGAAACCAGAGGAATGGCATGACGACAGCAAAAGAACAGGAAATAAACAACAGGAAATAAAACCACAGATGGAGAACAAG ATTAAAGAGGAGAGGAAGGAGGTGAAGGTGTCATACATGTCGAAAGTCTTCCTACAGCAAGACAGAATGCCCAATGGCAATGGAGAGGCAGCTGcagaggaaatgacatcacatCTGGTCAGAACCAAAAGATCACCCAG CAGGACTGTAGATGCAGATCAGATCCCTGAGACTAAGAAGGATATGCAGGCTGGTCTGGAGACCGAGCTGAAGCTTGAGAAGATCAGACGTAGCCACCAGGAGAAGGAGAGCCAGGAAATGGAGCACCTACGGCAGCGTCAGGCCGAGGCTgagctggagctggaggagctgaagaagaagagagaagaacGACGCAAGGCTCGTGAAGAGGAGGATcggaagagagaggaagaggaacagCAGAAACTTGCCAAGAAAGAG GAGGACAAGAGACAGATGAAGGAGGACATTGAGAGGAGGAGGATGGAAGCAGCTGAGAAGAGAATGAAGAATCTCAACATCACACCTACAGATGGCGATGATCCATTTAACCCTCTAAACCCCATAAGTCCAACTTTCAAG ATCACAGAGAGAACTGAATCCTTGAATCGATCTTTAAAGAAGAG TAACAGTTTCAAGAAGACCCAGAGACCTGTTCTTCTGCCCAAGATTGATGACAAACTGGAACAATACACTCATGCAATTGAG ATCTCTTCTAAAGACGCAAAATTGACTAAGTCTGCGACAGTGGACGTGCCCGGTTTCTCTGCTCCGGTGGCCTCTAAGAAAAACCTGTTTGAAGCAGGAGAGGCCTGGAGTCAAAGCAGCCCGAAAGGATCGCCTCTGAAG GAGACAGACTGCGTGAAAGTGGGTGTATCGAACCTGATTAACCAATGGGTGAAAGGAAGTCCTGAAGGCGGGAACAGACACTCCTTCCACACCATCTGTAAGTCT ATGTTCTGcagaaaaaagaagaacatgTGGGAAATTATTGGAGAATGTTCTACAGGAGAGAGGTCAGGACTGGGAGGAAAG GGCTCCTCTTCAAGTAAACGGTACAAGTTTGTTGTGACAGGCCACGGAAAATACGAGAAGATTTCCACTGAGGGTGATTATTACAGTGTCTACCCGAATGGAAAAACAA GTGATTTTTCCAGCGATCACTTGTGA
- the prr33 gene encoding pollen-specific leucine-rich repeat extensin-like protein 2, giving the protein MAVNIGNAAQAGLLSQQYPPPLFPKPGKENVRLQKLLKKTAKKKAAAQASQPSVPFRSSLSPVNEASPDLEHSDHSTPPKTPETPYYIGTVHPRFNVRPLYQHVSSPYPHHKGFTYGKTARFSPQPYAAPQHLSPAFPYTASPVPGLDTHATVPVTILQTSQRVEVSSNITTHVTSKSPGPQPVTVNVSRTAKSLFEVPQITNYTARSVGVRTPHASPTRSKTPTAELLRGPTPTFEVRRIVTPTSEIRRDRTPTREIRRVTTPTVEVKRITTPTSEIKKSQTPNSEVKKETIPSSEMKKISAPASETKQGTTPTLDVKGAATLTRVKTPTFDFISTKTPSGRSKTPSDHVSRVRAPVIEISRPNPLLFAVSPVHMEGRRSRTPTSSLTGPHDEMHKISNQVNNTSHSEILQNGDIVVKSTEPLQEKLDKATENLSKLESSKPKTQIQESPNEQSKPKTPTTPKIEPAEPVLSSVVHQKHYLESLHLQVKDPKHQQHLNPNQHTMD; this is encoded by the coding sequence ATGGCTGTCAATATTGGCAATGCTGCCCAGGCAGGCCTGCTTTCCCAGCAGTACCCCCCACCTTTGTTTCCCAAACCTGGGAAAGAAAATGTCCGGCTCCAGAAACTACTCAAGAAGACAGCGAAGAAAAAAGCTGCAGCCCAGGCCTCACAACCTTCGGTCCCCTTCCGCTCAAGCCTCTCTCCAGTAAATGAAGCAAGCCCTGACCTGGAGCACAGTGATCACTCAACTCCTCCTAAGACTCCAGAGACACCTTACTACATTGGCACGGTACACCCACGCTTCAATGTCCGACCACTGTATCAGCATGTGTCGTCTCCTTATCCTCATCACAAAGGATTCACTTACGGCAAGACGGCAAGGTTTTCACCACAACCATATGCGGCTCCCCAACACCTATCTCCAGCATTTCCATACACAGCCTCACCAGTACCAGGACTTGACACACATGCAACTGTTCCAGTCACTATTCTACAAACTTCACAAAGAGTTGAGGTTAGCTCAAATATTACTACTCATGTAACCTCTAAATCTCCAGGCCCTCAGCCAGTGACTGTAAATGTTTCTAGAACAGCAAAATCACTGTTTGAAGTTCCTCAAATTACCAATTACACAGCAAGGTCAGTAGGTGTGAGAACACCTCATGCATCACCAACAAGGAGTAAAACACCAACTGCAGAGTTACTGAGAGGCCCAACGCCAACATTTGAGGTTAGAAGGATAGTGACACCAACATCTGAAATAAGAAGAGACAGAACACCAACCAGAGAGATCAGAAGGGTTACAACACCAACAGTTGAAGTCAAGAGGATTACAACCCCAACttcagaaataaagaaaagtcaAACTCCAAATTCTGAGGTCAAGAAAGAGACAATTCCATcttctgaaatgaaaaagatCAGTGCTCCTGCTTCAGAGACGAAACAGGGTACAACTCCAACTCTTGATGTAAAGGGGGCTGCAACACTAACAAGAGTAAAGACACCAACATTTGACTTTATCTCAACAAAAACACCTTCAGGGCGTTCCAAGACACCTTCAGATCATGTGTCACGTGTTAGAGCACCTGTGATTGAGATTTCTAGACCAAATCCACTTTTATTTGCTGTGTCTCCTGTGCACATGGAGGGCAGAAGATCCAGAACACCAACCTCAAGTTTGACCGGTCCACATgatgaaatgcataaaatatcaaatcaagTGAATAACACCAGTCACTCAGAAATTTTACAAAATGGGGACATAGTTGTCAAATCAACTGAACCCTTACAAGAAAAGCTGGATAAGGCTACTGAAAACCTGTCAAAACTTGAGTCATCAAAACCAAAGACCCAAATACAGGAAAGCCCAAATGAGCAGTCAAAGCCTAAAACCCCAACAACACCCAAGATTGAACCTGCAGAGCCTGTTTTATCCTCAGTTGTGCATCAAAAACATTATCTAGAGTCTCTCCATTTGCAGGTCAAAGACCCAAAACACCAACAGCACCTAAATCCAAACCAACATACTATGGATTGA